One Hippoglossus stenolepis isolate QCI-W04-F060 chromosome 9, HSTE1.2, whole genome shotgun sequence genomic region harbors:
- the LOC118115547 gene encoding noelin produces the protein MESEENLLSVFLLLLLITSHFTMVGPSAPEDGWQVYSSAQDSDGRCVCTVVAPQPTACSRDARSKQLQHLLEKVNNMSQSIELLEQRTHRDVQFVEKMEIELKGLENKFKEVEDGHEINTARQFKSIRSKMEELRPLIRVLESYKADVLLVAQFKDEAANVTKQLESLQETLSGLDYQELQGRVMNLEDRLRACMQRLACGKLTGVSEPITIKTSGSRFGSWMTDPLAPPGDNRVWYMDGYHNNRFVREYQSMYDFMMTDNFTSHRLPHPWSGTGQVVFNGSIYFNKFQSHTIIKFDFRTSLISRSRQLDFAGYNNMYHYSWGGHSDIDLMVDEGGLWAVYATNQNAGNIVLSQLNPNTLQIIRSWTTNHPKRSAGEAFMICGTLYVTNGYSGGTKVYYAYSTNSSTYEYIDIPLTNKYSHLSMLDYNPRDRALYAWNNGHQVLYNVTLYHIIQ, from the exons ATGGAGTCTGAAGAAAATCtgctcagtgtttttctgttgctgctgctcatcaCATCACACTTCACCATG GTGGGGCCCTCAGCCCCTGAGGACGGCTGGCAGGTGTACAGCTCGGCTCAGGACTCTGATGGCCGATGTGTTTGTACGGTTGTCGCTCCGCAGCCGACCGCTTGTTCCAGAGATGCTCGAAGCAAACAGCTTCAACATCTGCTCGAAAAG GTTAACAACATGAGTCAGTCCATCGAGCTGCTGGAGCAGCGAACTCACAGAGACGTTCAGTTTGTGGAGAAAATGGAAATTGAGCTGAAAGGTCTGGAAAACAAATtcaaggaggtggaggacggaCACGAAATCAACACTGCCAGACAGTTCAAG TCCATCAGGTCAAAGATGGAGGAGCTCCGTCCTCTGATTCGGGTGCTGGAGTCGTATAAAGCTGACGTTCTGCTTGTCGCTCAGTTTAAGGATGAGGCAGCAAATGTGACGAAGCAGTTGGAGTCTCTTCAGGAGACACTGAGCGGACTCGACTATCAGGAGCTGCAGGGCAGAGTCATGAACCTGGAGGACCGGCTCAGAGCCTGCATGCAGAGACTGG cTTGTGGGAAACTAACAGGAGTCTCTGAGCCAATTACCATCAAGACATCAGGCTCCAGGTTTGGATCATGGATGACTGACCCACTGGCTCCTCCTGGAGACAACAGA GTGTGGTATATGGATGGTTACCATAACAACCGCTTTGTTAGGGAGTATCAGTCGATGTATGACTTCATGATGACCGATAACTTCACCTCTCATCGTCTGCCTCATCCCTGGTCTGGGACTGGTCAGGTGGTTTTTAACGGATCCATTTACTTCAACAAGTTCCAGAGTCACACCATAATCAAGTTTGACTTCAGGACGTCACTCATCAGCCGCTCTCGACAGCTCGACTTTGCCGGCTACAACAACATGTACCATTATTCTTGGGGGGGGCACTCGGATATTGACCTCATGGTAGATGAGGGCGGGCTCTGGGCCGTCTATGCCACCAATCAGAATGCTGGAAACATTGTCCTCAGTCAGTTAAACCCAAATACTCTGCAGATTATCCGCAGCTGGACCACTAACCACCCGAAACGCAGTGCTGGTGAGGCTTTCATGATATGTGGAACCCTGTATGTTACTAATGGTTATTCTGGTGGAACCAAAGTGTACTATGCATACTCCACTAACTCATCAACGTACGAGTACATCGACATTCCCCTGACTAATAAGTACAGTCACCTGTCCATGCTTGACTACAACCCACGAGACAGAGCACTGTATGCCTGGAACAATGGTCACCAAGTTCTTTATAACGTGACACTTTACCAcattatacagtaa
- the fnbp1a gene encoding LOW QUALITY PROTEIN: formin-binding protein 1a (The sequence of the model RefSeq protein was modified relative to this genomic sequence to represent the inferred CDS: inserted 2 bases in 1 codon) — protein sequence MSSSWGTELWDQFDNLEKHTSWGIDFLEKYSKFVKERAEIELSYAKQIRSLSKKYHPKRSRGDESRYTWCLAFAATLHQLNEVAVQREELAENLNSQIVCDLTRFTHELKTERKTHFQDGRRAQQHIESSWKQLESSKRRFERDCKEAERAQQVSDRIDLDNKTDGEKRCSLKARHTAQQKQQAAEESRKDYVTSLNQFNQDQHQHYHTLVPVIYQRIQDMEERRIERICESMRSSAEAERKVLPVVSGCLDAMMDAAESIQPRMDTRQVVEVYKSGFDPPGDVEFEDYSATMRRSISESSYLDNRTEGRRHGRKLWPFLRKNKLLTLLSSPXQPPPPPPTSPSPGDVVNCPQSPPPASRDPITQRLNDLMTSGSRTRKQCLRSLKRGLSLKLGSSPADCSHLSPEQRRKKLQTKINNINEEIQREREQRTALMKMKTVYEHTPQGDSCSLDSRLEEVKQNLQRLDDELRRNQAWLSEVDSRLSDQSSRRQSGGCGLNSQATTPGSSSLKKLDNRSPASRESPDGSYTEDHSAELHFKSRSSEFDEDFDDEEPLPSIATCRSLYPFQGQNEGTLSMVEGELLSVVEEDKGDGWTRVRRNLEEEGYVPTSYIKVFLDTSAKGFVQSSRLV from the exons ATGAGCAGCTCGTGGGGAACCGAACTGTGG GATCAGTTCGATAATCTGGAAAAACACACCAGCTGGGGAATCGACTTTCTGGAGAAATACAGCAAGTTTGTTAAAGAGAGAGCTGAGATCGAGCTAAGCTACGCTAAACAAATCAG gagtctGTCCAAGAAGTATCACCccaagagaagcagaggagatgagagcag GTACACCTGGTGTTTGGCGTTCGCTGCGACTCTCCATCAGTTGAATGAAGTCGCAGTACAGAGAGAGGAACTTGCTGAAAACCTGAACTCACAGATCGTCTGTGATTTGACACGATTCACTCACGAGCTGAagactgagaggaaaaca CATTTTCAAGATGGCCGCCGTGCCCAGCAGCACATTGAGAGCTCGTGGAAACAGTTGGAGTCT AGTAAACGTCGGTTTGAGCGTGACTGTAAAGAGGCTGAACGAGCTCAACAGGTCTCCGACAGAATCGACCTCGACAACAAGACGGACGGAGAAAAG cgtTGTTCACTAAAG GCTCGTCACACGgctcaacagaaacaacaagcAGCTGAAGAGTCCAGGAAAGACTACGTGACCAGTTTAAACCAGTTTAACCAGGACCAGCACCAGCACTACCACACACTGGTACCAGTCATATACCAG CGTATCCAGGACATGGAGGAGCGACGGATCGAGAGAATCTGTGAATCGATGCGTTCGTCAGCAGAAGCTGAAAGAAAAGTTCTTCCTGTGGTCAGTGGCTGTTTGGACGCCATGATGGATGCCGCTGAGAGCATCCAGCCCAGGATG gacACCCGTCAAGTGGTGGAAGTGTACAAATCAGGTTTTGACCCTCCAGGTGATGTAGAGTTTGAAGATtatagcgccaccatgaggagGAGCATCTCTGAATCCAGTTACCTTGACAACCGGACTGAGGGGCGGAGACATGGCAGGAAGTTGTGGCCCTTCTTACGAAAAAACAAA ttgttgaccctcctctcctcccc gcagcccccccctccacccccaacCTCACCTTCACCTGGGGACGTGGTTAACTGTCCACAGTCTCCACCCCCTGCCTCAAGAGACCCAATCACACAGCGACTGAATGACCTCATGACCTCTGGTTCCAGAACCAGGAAGCAGTGTCTGCGCAGCCTGAAGAGAGGG CTGTCTCTCAAACTG gGCTCAAGTCCTGCAGACTGTAGTCACCTTTCTCCTgaacaaagaaggaaaaaactTCAGACCAAAATCAACAACATCAACGAAgagattcagagagagagagagcagag gacggctctgatgaagatgaaaactGTGTATGAACACACTCCTCAGGGTGACTCGTGCAGTTTAGATTCTCGACTTGAGGAAGTGAAACAGAATCTTCAAAGACTTGATGACGAGCTGCGGAGGAACCAG GCGTGGTTGTCGGAGGTGGACAGCAGACTGTCTGATCAGAGCAGTAGAAGACAGAGTGGAGGTTGTGGGTTAAATTCCCAGGCGACAAcgccaggcagcagcagcttgaaaaAGCTGGACAACCGCAGTCCAGCCAGCAGAGAGAG tcctGACGGCAGTTACACTGAGGACCACAGTGCTGAGCTTCACTTTAAGTCTCGTAGTTCAGAGTTTGATGAAGACTTTGATGATGAAGAACCGTTACCCAGCATTGCCACTTGCAGGTCTCTGTACCCGTTTCAag GTCAGAACGAAGGCACTCTTTCAATGGTGGAGGGAGAACTACTCTCTGTGGTGGAGGAAGACAAAGGAGATGGCTGGACCAGAGTACGGAGgaatctggaggaggagggatatGTCCCTACCTCTTACATCAAAGTCTTCCTGGACACCAGCGCCAAAG GCTTTGTGCAGAGTAGTCGTCTAGTCTAG